A single window of Archangium gephyra DNA harbors:
- a CDS encoding glucose 1-dehydrogenase, translating into MKAVAVFPKGREVKVIDVPEPRLRSPTQVRVRTLEVGVCGTDKEVVEQKHGKPPEGEDHLIVGHECLGEVVEVGEQVKNLAPGDLVVPRVRRPCPRAECTPCRAGYSDFCVTGEYTERGIQAAHGFCAELFVEEALYLHKVPRELRGVAVLTEPLTIAEKALREVAHVQTRMPWEKKEGGRAVVLGAGPVGLLGAMALMRAGFQTTMYSRAPKPNPKAEMSESLGLPYVSSKQHRVEELVKQRGRADVVYEAAGVASVGFELMKALAPNGVYVFTGVPGSEEGELDEGELMKQWVMNNQVVLGTVNAAPEDFEAAVADLGRFRAKWPGGLERLITARHPPRTTPRW; encoded by the coding sequence ATGAAGGCGGTGGCCGTGTTCCCGAAGGGCCGCGAGGTGAAGGTCATCGACGTGCCGGAGCCCAGGCTGCGCTCGCCCACCCAGGTGCGGGTGCGCACGCTGGAGGTGGGCGTGTGTGGCACCGACAAGGAGGTGGTGGAGCAGAAGCACGGCAAGCCTCCCGAGGGGGAGGACCACCTCATCGTCGGCCACGAGTGTCTGGGCGAGGTGGTGGAGGTGGGCGAGCAGGTGAAGAATCTCGCGCCCGGGGACCTGGTGGTGCCGCGGGTGCGCCGCCCCTGCCCCCGGGCCGAGTGCACCCCGTGCCGGGCGGGGTACTCGGACTTCTGCGTCACCGGCGAGTACACCGAGCGGGGCATTCAAGCGGCCCACGGCTTCTGCGCGGAGCTCTTCGTGGAGGAGGCGCTCTACCTGCACAAGGTGCCACGCGAGCTGCGGGGCGTGGCGGTGCTGACGGAGCCGCTCACCATCGCCGAGAAGGCGCTGCGCGAGGTGGCGCACGTGCAGACGCGCATGCCCTGGGAGAAGAAGGAGGGCGGCCGGGCGGTGGTGCTGGGCGCGGGGCCGGTGGGCCTGCTGGGCGCCATGGCGCTGATGCGCGCGGGCTTCCAGACGACGATGTACTCGCGTGCCCCCAAGCCCAACCCGAAGGCGGAGATGTCCGAGTCGCTGGGCCTGCCCTACGTGTCCTCCAAGCAGCACCGGGTGGAGGAGCTGGTGAAGCAGCGCGGCCGGGCGGACGTGGTGTACGAGGCGGCGGGCGTGGCCAGCGTCGGCTTCGAGCTGATGAAGGCCCTGGCCCCCAACGGCGTGTATGTCTTCACCGGCGTGCCCGGCAGCGAGGAAGGCGAGCTGGACGAGGGCGAGCTGATGAAGCAGTGGGTGATGAACAACCAGGTGGTGCTCGGCACGGTGAACGCGGCGCCGGAGGACTTCGAGGCGGCGGTGGCGGACCTCGGGCGCTTCCGCGCGAAGTGGCCCGGCGGACTGGAGCGGCTCATCACCGCCCGCCACCCCCCGAGGACTACGCCGAGGTGGTGA
- a CDS encoding cyclase family protein, whose amino-acid sequence MEGVWLDISVPFGEEPSPEGVGEAPRAELPESSAQQAEWLKRAAWMGTYVTAPPSLELDLEDMERLPLTATVGKARVLHLDDVDCIRADSLAEYEPRPGERLLLRTRNSQREWWKRPHEDFVRLSDAAARLLIERQVACVGVDYVSRSGFQADGLAVHQLLREAGVWIIEGLDLSDVKVGVHELVCLPLNVKAEWGSPARALLRAMRGDSSVG is encoded by the coding sequence ATGGAGGGAGTCTGGCTGGACATCTCGGTGCCGTTCGGTGAGGAGCCCTCGCCGGAGGGCGTGGGTGAGGCCCCGAGGGCGGAGCTCCCGGAGAGCTCGGCGCAGCAGGCCGAGTGGCTCAAGCGCGCGGCGTGGATGGGGACGTACGTGACGGCGCCGCCGAGCCTGGAGCTGGACCTGGAGGACATGGAGCGGCTGCCGCTGACGGCCACGGTGGGCAAGGCGCGCGTGCTGCACCTGGACGACGTGGACTGCATCCGGGCCGACTCGCTGGCCGAGTACGAGCCGAGGCCGGGGGAGCGGTTGCTGCTGCGCACGCGCAACTCGCAGCGCGAGTGGTGGAAGCGGCCGCATGAGGACTTCGTGCGCCTGTCGGACGCGGCGGCGCGGCTGCTCATCGAGCGCCAGGTGGCGTGCGTGGGCGTGGACTACGTGTCGCGCTCGGGCTTCCAGGCGGATGGCCTGGCCGTGCACCAGCTGCTGCGCGAGGCCGGGGTGTGGATCATCGAGGGGCTCGACTTGAGCGACGTGAAGGTGGGGGTGCACGAGCTGGTGTGCCTGCCGCTGAACGTGAAGGCGGAGTGGGGCTCGCCCGCCCGGGCGCTGCTGCGGGCGATGCGCGGCGACTCGTCCGTGGGGTAG